Proteins from one Salaquimonas pukyongi genomic window:
- the katG gene encoding catalase/peroxidase HPI — protein MDAKTENGAGKCPVMHGGNTTGGKGVYQWWPNALNLDILHQHDTKTNPMGKDFNYREEVKKLDVEALKKDLHAVMTDSQDWWPADWGHYGGLMIRMAWHAAGTYRLADGRGGGGTGNQRFAPLNSWPDNASLDKARRLLWPVKKKYGNKISWADLMILAGNIAYESMGLKTFGFGFGREDIWHPENDIYWGSEKEWLGRGRYEDDADPKSLENPLAAVQMGLIYVNPEGVGGKPDPQKTAYEVRETFARMAMNDEETAALTVGGHTVGKAHGNGDASILGADPEGCDVDQQGFGWGNPNQKGLANQAVTSGLEGAWTTEPTKFDMGYFDMLFGHEWELRKSPAGANQWEPVDIKEEDKPVDASDPTKRQNPIMTDADMAMKVDPIYNKICQKFMADPEYFKDTFARAWFKLTHRDMGPKVRYLGPDVPQEDLIWQDPVPAGNTGYDIDAVKAKIADSGLSPADMVSTAWDSARTYRGSDMRGGANGARIRLAPQKDWEGNEPDRLKRVLSVLEPIAAETGASVADVIVLAGNLGVEQAAKAAGFDIKVPFAPGRGDATDAMTDADSFDALEPLADGYRNWLKKEYAVSPEELMLDRTQLMGLTASEMTVLVGGMRVMGTNYGGTEHGVFTDKVGALTTDFFVNLTDMTHKWVPADDGVYEIRDRKSDAVKWTATRIDLVFGSNSVLRAYAEVYAQDDNKEKFVNDFVAAWTKVMNADRFDLA, from the coding sequence ATGGACGCAAAGACAGAAAACGGCGCAGGCAAATGCCCCGTCATGCATGGCGGCAACACCACCGGCGGCAAGGGAGTATACCAGTGGTGGCCGAACGCGCTTAACCTCGACATCCTGCATCAGCACGACACCAAGACCAACCCGATGGGCAAGGACTTCAACTATCGTGAAGAGGTCAAAAAGCTGGATGTTGAAGCGCTGAAAAAGGACCTGCACGCCGTCATGACCGACAGCCAGGACTGGTGGCCTGCCGACTGGGGCCATTATGGCGGCCTGATGATCCGCATGGCCTGGCACGCTGCAGGCACCTACCGCCTGGCCGATGGCCGCGGCGGCGGCGGCACGGGCAATCAGCGGTTTGCCCCGCTCAATTCCTGGCCGGACAATGCCAGCCTCGACAAGGCACGCCGCCTGCTGTGGCCGGTCAAGAAGAAATACGGTAACAAGATTTCCTGGGCCGATCTCATGATCCTGGCCGGCAACATCGCCTATGAATCGATGGGCTTGAAGACCTTCGGGTTCGGTTTTGGCCGCGAGGATATCTGGCATCCCGAAAACGATATCTACTGGGGTTCGGAGAAAGAATGGCTGGGCCGGGGCCGCTACGAAGACGATGCTGATCCCAAGTCGCTGGAGAATCCGCTCGCTGCGGTGCAGATGGGTCTCATCTACGTTAACCCGGAAGGTGTCGGCGGCAAGCCTGACCCTCAGAAAACCGCATATGAAGTTCGCGAAACCTTTGCCCGCATGGCAATGAACGACGAGGAAACAGCCGCGCTTACGGTTGGTGGCCACACAGTCGGCAAGGCACACGGCAATGGCGATGCCAGCATTCTGGGCGCCGATCCGGAAGGCTGCGATGTCGACCAGCAGGGTTTCGGCTGGGGCAATCCAAATCAGAAGGGCCTGGCAAACCAGGCGGTTACTTCCGGACTGGAAGGCGCCTGGACGACCGAGCCGACGAAATTCGACATGGGCTATTTCGACATGCTCTTTGGCCATGAATGGGAGCTGCGCAAATCTCCCGCAGGCGCCAATCAGTGGGAGCCGGTGGACATCAAGGAAGAGGACAAGCCGGTCGATGCCAGCGATCCTACCAAACGCCAAAACCCGATCATGACCGACGCCGACATGGCGATGAAGGTTGATCCCATTTACAACAAGATCTGCCAGAAGTTCATGGCCGATCCGGAGTACTTCAAGGACACGTTTGCGCGCGCCTGGTTCAAGCTGACCCATCGCGACATGGGTCCGAAGGTTCGCTATCTCGGCCCCGATGTACCGCAAGAGGACCTGATCTGGCAGGATCCGGTTCCCGCAGGCAATACCGGCTACGATATCGATGCGGTAAAGGCAAAAATCGCCGATAGCGGCCTTTCGCCTGCCGACATGGTATCCACGGCCTGGGATAGTGCACGGACCTATCGCGGTTCCGACATGCGCGGCGGTGCCAATGGCGCACGCATCCGTCTTGCCCCGCAAAAGGATTGGGAGGGTAATGAGCCGGACCGTCTGAAGCGCGTTCTTTCGGTGCTTGAGCCGATTGCAGCCGAAACCGGTGCCTCGGTTGCCGATGTGATCGTGCTGGCCGGTAATCTCGGCGTTGAACAGGCCGCGAAGGCTGCCGGTTTTGATATCAAGGTCCCGTTTGCACCGGGCCGGGGCGATGCCACCGACGCAATGACCGATGCCGACTCCTTCGACGCGCTGGAGCCGCTTGCCGATGGCTATCGCAACTGGCTGAAGAAGGAATATGCCGTCAGCCCGGAAGAGCTGATGCTCGACCGCACCCAATTGATGGGACTGACCGCGAGCGAGATGACGGTTCTTGTCGGCGGCATGCGCGTGATGGGAACCAACTACGGGGGAACCGAGCATGGCGTGTTCACCGACAAGGTGGGTGCGCTGACGACGGATTTCTTTGTCAATCTGACCGACATGACCCACAAATGGGTGCCGGCCGATGATGGCGTTTATGAAATCCGCGACCGGAAAAGCGATGCCGTAAAATGGACCGCAACCCGCATCGACCTCGTTTTCGGATCAAATTCGGTTCTGCGCGCCTATGCCGAAGTCTATGCGCAGGATGACAACAAGGAAAAGTTCGTCAACGATTTCGTTGCCGCCTGGACAAAGGTGATGAACGCCGATCGTTTCGATCTCGCCTGA
- a CDS encoding glycosyltransferase family 2 protein encodes MKFSVIISTYNSPQWLEKVLWGYQCQVDGGFEVVIADDGSSEETRQLIAAFKSASGFPIRHVWHEDDGFRKWQIVNRAIETAEGEYLIFTDGDCIPHPGLVRTHREFARPSRFLSGGYCKLPMETSKAIGRDDIVSGRAFSLGWLKRHGYSFTPKWLKIAAPQSGFSGLLNRLTPAARTFNGNNASCFKSDALRVRGFDERIRYGGGDREFGYRLQHAGVSPYVIRYSTVCLHLDHPRSYKSAEVRRENMAMIEETLRTRRIETAFGISEPS; translated from the coding sequence ATGAAATTCTCCGTCATCATCTCGACCTACAATTCGCCTCAATGGCTGGAGAAGGTGCTTTGGGGCTATCAGTGCCAGGTCGACGGCGGTTTTGAAGTTGTCATTGCCGATGATGGTTCATCGGAAGAAACACGCCAACTGATTGCTGCCTTCAAATCGGCTTCAGGGTTTCCGATCCGCCATGTCTGGCACGAGGATGACGGCTTTAGAAAATGGCAGATCGTCAACCGGGCAATCGAGACAGCAGAGGGTGAATACCTCATCTTCACCGATGGCGATTGCATTCCTCATCCCGGTCTTGTCCGTACCCACCGTGAGTTCGCCCGGCCAAGCCGTTTCCTGTCGGGCGGGTACTGCAAGTTGCCAATGGAAACGAGCAAGGCCATCGGCCGCGACGATATTGTATCCGGGCGGGCCTTCAGTCTTGGCTGGCTGAAGCGCCACGGCTACAGCTTTACCCCGAAATGGCTGAAGATAGCAGCGCCGCAATCCGGTTTTTCAGGCCTGCTCAACCGGCTTACCCCGGCAGCAAGAACCTTCAACGGAAACAATGCTTCCTGTTTCAAGTCCGATGCCTTGCGCGTGCGCGGTTTTGATGAACGCATCCGGTACGGGGGCGGCGACCGGGAGTTTGGATACCGGCTTCAACATGCCGGAGTCTCGCCATATGTGATCCGCTATTCGACGGTCTGTCTTCATCTCGATCATCCACGCAGCTACAAAAGTGCCGAGGTGCGCCGCGAGAATATGGCAATGATAGAAGAGACGCTGAGAACCCGACGCATCGAAACCGCGTTCGGAATATCCGAACCCTCATAA
- a CDS encoding HpcH/HpaI aldolase family protein: protein MKHPVNELKKAIRKKEFQLGVWSTLCSPVAAEVLSATPFDWMTIDMEHSPNTLDGVLHQLHAVQGNSMPVIVRPPWNDFVTIKQLLDIGVQSFIIPYVQSRQEAEAAVAATRYPPEGVRGAAGGTRAGHYGLVPDYLVNANKQICVIVQAETITAVDQIEEIASVKGVDGVFVGPTDLAASMGHLGNYHHPKVQSKIAEAAERIHAAGKMAATLSFDAELARAYAGMGYDMIAVASDISLLRQGAAALIKGFARN from the coding sequence ATGAAGCATCCCGTCAACGAATTGAAGAAAGCAATCCGGAAAAAGGAGTTTCAGCTCGGCGTTTGGTCCACGCTTTGCAGCCCGGTTGCAGCGGAGGTTCTTTCGGCCACCCCTTTTGACTGGATGACCATTGACATGGAGCACAGCCCCAACACGCTGGATGGTGTCCTGCATCAGCTACATGCCGTTCAGGGCAATTCCATGCCTGTCATCGTGCGCCCGCCGTGGAACGATTTCGTCACCATCAAGCAACTGCTCGACATCGGGGTTCAATCCTTCATCATTCCCTATGTTCAATCACGCCAGGAAGCCGAAGCCGCAGTGGCAGCGACACGCTATCCACCGGAGGGGGTTCGCGGCGCTGCCGGCGGCACAAGGGCGGGGCATTACGGGTTGGTGCCGGACTATCTCGTCAATGCCAACAAGCAGATCTGTGTCATTGTTCAGGCAGAGACGATTACCGCTGTTGATCAGATCGAGGAAATCGCTTCGGTCAAGGGCGTCGATGGTGTCTTCGTCGGCCCGACGGATCTTGCCGCTTCCATGGGGCATCTCGGCAATTACCACCATCCGAAGGTGCAGTCGAAGATTGCAGAGGCGGCAGAACGCATTCATGCCGCAGGCAAGATGGCAGCCACCCTGTCTTTTGATGCTGAACTTGCCAGGGCATATGCCGGCATGGGCTATGACATGATCGCTGTGGCATCAGACATCTCACTGTTGCGCCAGGGCGCAGCAGCGCTGATCAAGGGTTTTGCCCGAAACTGA
- a CDS encoding inositol monophosphatase family protein: protein MKPLSSTARKLLETAPAWMVEASAIAMRHYEMVGEATEVMIKDDNSPLTRADLEVDDLIVRLLSQQFDKVPVVTEERAASHAQSLSGAHSFWLIPLTGPGSSSASAVSLPSTLP, encoded by the coding sequence ATGAAACCGCTTTCCTCAACAGCCCGCAAACTTCTTGAAACAGCACCTGCCTGGATGGTTGAAGCATCTGCCATCGCCATGCGTCACTACGAAATGGTTGGTGAAGCAACCGAAGTAATGATCAAGGATGACAACAGCCCCCTGACGCGTGCCGACCTGGAAGTTGATGACCTCATCGTGCGGTTGTTGTCGCAACAGTTCGACAAGGTGCCGGTGGTGACCGAAGAACGCGCGGCCTCTCACGCTCAAAGCCTTTCGGGGGCACATTCTTTCTGGTTGATCCCATTGACGGGACCAGGGAGTTCATCGGCAAGCGCGGTGAGTTTACCATCAACATTGCCCTGA
- a CDS encoding thioesterase family protein encodes MIVATDDLDAAGRLRTDRIVACFSDGASHIWEHAGVTTAWLNTNNHGRVSVEMKVQPVAGVEPGEVLGMISRVAGHQGRTFRLAHTLRSLEDGRPVARGEACCLVMNLETRRAVPLPESFTNYMADQSL; translated from the coding sequence ATGATCGTTGCAACCGATGATCTCGATGCTGCCGGCAGGCTGCGGACCGACCGGATTGTTGCCTGCTTTTCCGACGGCGCCTCGCACATATGGGAGCATGCTGGCGTGACCACCGCATGGCTCAACACCAACAATCATGGGCGGGTTTCGGTGGAAATGAAGGTCCAGCCAGTGGCAGGGGTTGAACCGGGAGAAGTGCTCGGCATGATTTCAAGGGTTGCCGGTCACCAGGGCAGAACGTTCAGGCTGGCGCATACATTGCGCAGTCTTGAAGACGGCCGGCCTGTCGCGCGGGGTGAGGCGTGCTGCCTCGTCATGAATCTTGAGACAAGACGTGCTGTTCCGCTGCCGGAAAGCTTCACGAACTATATGGCAGATCAGTCCTTGTAG
- the arsC gene encoding arsenate reductase (glutaredoxin) (This arsenate reductase requires both glutathione and glutaredoxin to convert arsenate to arsenite, after which the efflux transporter formed by ArsA and ArsB can extrude the arsenite from the cell, providing resistance.) produces MVNEETVIWHNPRCSKSRQTLALLREKGIEPEIVEYLKTPPTQGEIERTIGLLGIEPRDLMRKGESVYKELGLSGVENSKALIAAMAENPVLIERPVVLHKGKAALGRPPEDVLKIL; encoded by the coding sequence GTGGTCAATGAAGAAACTGTCATCTGGCACAATCCCCGCTGCAGCAAATCGCGCCAGACGCTGGCACTGCTGCGCGAAAAGGGCATTGAGCCGGAAATCGTCGAATATCTGAAGACGCCGCCAACCCAGGGGGAGATCGAAAGGACAATCGGATTGCTCGGCATCGAACCACGCGATCTGATGCGCAAGGGTGAAAGCGTCTACAAGGAGCTCGGCCTTTCGGGCGTGGAAAATTCAAAGGCCCTGATTGCGGCAATGGCGGAAAACCCTGTCCTGATCGAGCGGCCCGTCGTGCTGCACAAGGGCAAGGCTGCCCTTGGCCGCCCGCCGGAAGATGTGCTGAAAATCCTGTAG
- a CDS encoding hydrogen peroxide-inducible genes activator: MKLTLRQMQYFEALARTRHFAHAAEAVHVSQPALSAQIMEMERRLGAKLFDRSRAGVYPTALAERLLPAVIRILNETKAVEEMAESSAGLLAGKLRLGIIPTIAPYVLPALVPRAAERYPQLEFEIREGLTANLVEALLAREVDLLVAALPVSDAGLEEQFLWRDNFIIAKTPGAADVLTGPIQIDEIPAQRLLLLAEGHCLRDQALDVCGLRQEGKVFNFEATSMATLVQLVSSGMGLTLLPEMAVPFENRDGALELVEFAEPCPSRDIGLVWRRGSQRIEDYIALGELITAVLASATQKKAA; this comes from the coding sequence ATGAAGCTGACGCTCCGCCAAATGCAGTATTTCGAGGCCCTGGCCCGCACAAGGCACTTTGCCCATGCAGCAGAGGCCGTGCACGTATCCCAGCCTGCCCTGTCGGCCCAGATCATGGAAATGGAGCGCCGGCTCGGGGCCAAACTGTTCGACCGCAGCCGTGCCGGGGTCTATCCCACCGCGCTGGCCGAGCGTCTGCTGCCGGCAGTCATCCGCATTCTCAACGAGACCAAGGCGGTGGAGGAAATGGCCGAAAGCAGCGCGGGCCTTCTGGCCGGCAAGCTCAGGCTTGGCATCATTCCCACCATTGCGCCCTATGTTTTGCCGGCGCTGGTACCCCGGGCTGCAGAACGCTACCCGCAATTGGAGTTCGAAATTCGCGAGGGGCTGACGGCAAATCTCGTCGAAGCCTTGCTTGCCCGGGAGGTGGATCTTCTGGTCGCTGCGCTGCCGGTTTCCGATGCCGGTCTTGAAGAGCAATTTCTGTGGCGCGACAATTTCATCATCGCCAAGACACCGGGTGCAGCCGATGTGCTGACCGGTCCCATCCAGATTGATGAGATCCCGGCGCAAAGGCTGCTGCTGCTTGCCGAGGGACATTGTCTGCGCGATCAGGCGCTGGATGTCTGCGGGCTAAGGCAGGAGGGCAAGGTTTTCAATTTCGAGGCCACCTCCATGGCAACGCTGGTGCAACTGGTTTCCAGCGGTATGGGATTGACCCTGCTCCCGGAAATGGCGGTGCCGTTTGAAAACCGCGACGGCGCGCTTGAACTGGTGGAATTTGCCGAGCCTTGTCCGTCCCGCGACATCGGGCTTGTCTGGCGCCGCGGAAGTCAACGCATTGAAGATTATATAGCGCTGGGTGAGCTGATCACGGCTGTGCTGGCTTCCGCCACGCAAAAGAAGGCGGCCTGA
- a CDS encoding sulfotransferase family protein produces the protein MTEKYFGRSGQGRIIAMWSGPRNLSTAMMRSFSARGDCDAVDEPFYAAYLQATGLEHPMREAVIASQPTDPAEVVLQCLTAPQDQNRIFYQKHMTHHMIDGFDTGWLAQVTNVFLIRAPERVLASYAAKTEQVTAADIGFLRQRELFDEVHAATGSVPAVIDATDIRRSPSAMLEKLCDAIGIAFDPAMLCWPEGPHKADGVWAAHWYDSVWRSTGFAPPEAGAPADLPDDLAAIAWEVRPHYEHLRRHALQA, from the coding sequence ATGACAGAAAAATATTTCGGGAGAAGTGGCCAAGGCCGCATCATCGCCATGTGGTCGGGACCGCGCAACCTTTCCACTGCCATGATGCGCAGCTTTTCGGCGCGCGGGGACTGTGACGCCGTGGACGAACCTTTCTATGCCGCCTACCTTCAGGCCACAGGGCTGGAACACCCCATGCGCGAAGCGGTAATCGCCTCCCAGCCGACCGATCCTGCCGAAGTCGTCTTACAATGTCTGACGGCGCCACAGGATCAAAATCGCATCTTCTACCAAAAGCACATGACCCATCACATGATCGACGGGTTCGATACCGGCTGGCTGGCACAGGTAACCAACGTGTTCCTGATCCGGGCACCGGAGCGTGTTCTTGCAAGCTACGCTGCCAAGACCGAGCAGGTAACCGCCGCCGACATCGGATTTCTTCGTCAGCGCGAATTGTTCGACGAGGTTCACGCCGCCACCGGAAGCGTGCCGGCCGTTATCGATGCCACCGATATCCGGCGTTCGCCTTCTGCAATGCTTGAAAAGCTGTGTGATGCCATCGGCATAGCGTTCGATCCGGCCATGCTTTGCTGGCCCGAGGGGCCGCACAAGGCCGATGGTGTGTGGGCAGCGCACTGGTATGATTCAGTCTGGCGATCGACAGGATTTGCACCGCCGGAAGCCGGCGCACCTGCCGATTTGCCGGATGATCTTGCTGCCATTGCCTGGGAAGTGCGGCCGCATTATGAGCACCTTCGCCGCCATGCCCTGCAGGCGTAG
- a CDS encoding thioesterase family protein: protein MIEIHRSFVNTWECDENGHMNVRFYLRRFEEGAAVFVASHSDNGSAAILRHRHVRYHRELLEAESTLTLAAVPGDGPFKGYLVQVLKDISTGRICATSLDCFDGLQVAATASDFDTLEAASPADSHQVTPRQTMMLFLSRASRQAGPSRPIR, encoded by the coding sequence ATGATCGAGATACACCGGTCCTTCGTTAACACCTGGGAGTGTGACGAGAACGGGCATATGAATGTTCGGTTCTATCTGCGCCGGTTCGAAGAGGGGGCAGCGGTGTTTGTGGCATCCCATTCAGATAATGGCAGTGCAGCTATCCTGCGGCACCGGCACGTTCGCTATCATCGTGAATTGCTGGAAGCAGAAAGTACCCTCACCTTGGCGGCGGTTCCCGGCGATGGGCCTTTCAAGGGATATCTCGTACAGGTGCTCAAGGATATTTCCACCGGCAGAATCTGCGCCACCTCCCTTGATTGTTTTGATGGCCTGCAGGTCGCAGCAACAGCATCAGACTTCGACACGCTGGAGGCAGCATCCCCCGCGGACTCGCATCAGGTGACGCCCAGGCAGACGATGATGCTTTTCTTGAGCAGAGCCTCAAGGCAGGCAGGGCCATCACGACCAATCAGATGA
- a CDS encoding bifunctional 5,10-methylenetetrahydrofolate dehydrogenase/5,10-methenyltetrahydrofolate cyclohydrolase: MNVIQAERPQAGRTDPRYLDGRALQQRIVTSVRSELDELKTGSKVGRLVSIAIGDIDAVAVYIRNQKRVAEKAGIPFQDQFWPGDLSQEECKARIAAMNDDASILGIILQRPVPDHINVRSLQSAIHPLKDVEGMNPASIGNIVYNDLALAPCTAAASVELIRETGLAMKGLEVVMIGHSEIVGKPAAFMLMSEGATVTVCHHMTRSVAAHSRRADAVIVAVGIPGFLKPDMVKPGAAVIDIGINQITDADGNMHIVGDADTNGLLEVASWITPVPGGVGPVTVAILMRNALTALKRQREAGWL, encoded by the coding sequence ATGAACGTCATCCAGGCTGAACGGCCGCAAGCTGGCCGAACCGATCCACGTTATCTGGATGGCCGGGCGCTGCAGCAACGCATCGTTACATCGGTACGCAGCGAGTTGGACGAGCTCAAGACAGGTAGCAAGGTTGGCCGGCTGGTATCGATTGCCATCGGGGACATCGATGCAGTTGCCGTCTACATTCGCAACCAGAAACGCGTTGCCGAAAAGGCGGGCATTCCGTTCCAGGATCAGTTCTGGCCGGGTGACCTTAGTCAGGAAGAATGCAAGGCACGGATTGCCGCGATGAACGACGATGCCTCGATCCTCGGCATCATCCTGCAACGCCCGGTACCCGACCATATCAATGTCCGCTCGCTGCAATCGGCCATTCATCCGCTCAAGGATGTGGAAGGCATGAACCCCGCATCCATCGGCAACATCGTCTATAACGATCTGGCGCTGGCGCCGTGCACGGCGGCCGCTTCCGTTGAGCTCATCCGCGAGACCGGTCTTGCGATGAAAGGCCTCGAAGTGGTCATGATCGGCCATTCGGAAATCGTCGGCAAGCCGGCAGCCTTCATGCTGATGTCGGAAGGGGCAACGGTCACCGTCTGCCACCACATGACACGCTCGGTGGCAGCACACTCCAGGCGCGCGGATGCGGTTATCGTGGCCGTTGGCATTCCCGGCTTCCTCAAGCCGGACATGGTAAAGCCGGGTGCCGCCGTCATCGACATCGGCATCAACCAGATCACCGATGCAGACGGCAACATGCACATCGTTGGCGATGCCGACACAAACGGGCTGCTGGAAGTCGCCAGCTGGATCACGCCGGTGCCAGGCGGAGTGGGACCTGTAACGGTGGCCATTCTCATGCGCAATGCGCTTACCGCGCTGAAGCGGCAGCGCGAGGCAGGCTGGCTCTGA
- a CDS encoding DUF952 domain-containing protein: MLPEFVYKIATFEQWDEALEKGTFDGAPVDLEDGYIHFSTIAQVRETAQKHFAGQDGLMLVKVATGPMARHYKMEASRGGALFPHLYARLPVDNAVIWEEIQLEADGTFRFPDWFADDESRMA; encoded by the coding sequence ATGCTTCCGGAATTTGTCTACAAAATTGCAACCTTCGAACAATGGGATGAGGCGCTAGAGAAGGGAACCTTCGATGGGGCGCCGGTAGATCTTGAAGACGGCTATATTCACTTCTCCACCATTGCCCAGGTGCGCGAGACTGCACAAAAGCACTTTGCAGGCCAGGATGGGCTCATGCTGGTGAAGGTCGCAACCGGGCCGATGGCTCGGCACTATAAAATGGAAGCGTCACGCGGCGGAGCCCTGTTTCCGCATCTTTATGCCAGGCTGCCGGTGGACAATGCCGTAATCTGGGAGGAAATCCAGCTTGAAGCCGATGGCACGTTTCGCTTTCCTGACTGGTTTGCAGATGACGAAAGCCGGATGGCATGA
- the folD gene encoding bifunctional methylenetetrahydrofolate dehydrogenase/methenyltetrahydrofolate cyclohydrolase FolD yields MTARVIDGKQTAADVIETVKAATADLVSGKATVPGIAVVIVGEDPASQVYVRSKGRKAEECGFHSETYTLPDDTSEADLLAKVEELNADSRIHGILVQLPLPGHIDEGKVIQTIAPEKDVDGFHFLNVGKLGTGETADAFIPCTPAGSMVLIRRALETDDFSGLNAVVVGRSNIVGKPMANLLLAANATVTVSHSRTKDLPGLCRTADILIAAVGRPEMIKGDWVKPGACVIDVGINRIDAPEKGEGKTRLVGDVDYAGAAEFAGSITPVPGGVGPMTIAMLMANTLASACRAAGVEPPKY; encoded by the coding sequence ATGACAGCCAGGGTTATCGACGGAAAACAGACAGCAGCCGATGTTATCGAGACGGTCAAGGCGGCGACAGCCGATTTGGTGTCCGGCAAAGCTACTGTGCCAGGCATCGCGGTGGTGATCGTTGGGGAGGACCCGGCTAGCCAGGTTTATGTCCGTTCAAAAGGCCGCAAGGCCGAGGAGTGCGGTTTTCATTCCGAAACCTATACCTTGCCCGACGATACCAGCGAAGCGGATCTGCTGGCCAAGGTCGAAGAGCTGAACGCTGATAGCCGCATCCATGGCATCCTCGTTCAGTTGCCGCTGCCGGGCCATATCGACGAGGGCAAGGTTATTCAGACCATTGCGCCGGAAAAGGACGTGGACGGGTTTCATTTCCTCAATGTCGGCAAGCTGGGAACCGGCGAGACGGCCGATGCCTTCATTCCCTGCACGCCGGCAGGTTCCATGGTGCTGATCCGCCGTGCACTGGAAACGGACGATTTTTCCGGCCTCAACGCCGTGGTTGTCGGCCGCTCCAACATCGTCGGCAAGCCGATGGCGAACCTGCTGCTTGCCGCCAACGCAACGGTGACCGTTTCCCACTCCCGCACAAAGGATTTGCCCGGCCTTTGCCGCACTGCCGACATTCTGATTGCAGCTGTCGGGCGGCCGGAGATGATCAAGGGCGATTGGGTAAAGCCCGGCGCCTGCGTCATCGATGTCGGCATCAATCGCATCGATGCGCCCGAAAAAGGCGAGGGCAAAACCCGGCTGGTCGGCGACGTGGATTATGCCGGTGCTGCCGAATTCGCCGGTTCCATCACGCCTGTACCCGGCGGTGTCGGTCCGATGACCATTGCCATGCTGATGGCAAACACGCTTGCCTCGGCCTGCCGCGCTGCAGGCGTTGAGCCGCCCAAATACTGA
- a CDS encoding 3'(2'),5'-bisphosphate nucleotidase CysQ family protein, giving the protein MGKRGEFTINIALIEDGQPAAGIVCAPALGVCYAGAAGEGAWESDIGAEDRRPISVAVPNNAALRVVASRSHLTRETESFIAANCVSECKNAGSSLKFCLLAKGEADLYPRFGPTMEWDTAAGDAVLRAAGGFVSAMDGSPMAYGKESCRNGWFIAGASGVEFTMPEELA; this is encoded by the coding sequence ATCGGCAAGCGCGGTGAGTTTACCATCAACATTGCCCTGATAGAGGATGGCCAGCCGGCCGCCGGCATCGTTTGCGCGCCGGCGCTGGGCGTTTGTTATGCCGGTGCCGCGGGCGAGGGCGCCTGGGAATCGGACATTGGCGCAGAAGACAGACGGCCGATTTCCGTAGCCGTTCCCAACAATGCTGCATTGCGCGTGGTGGCAAGCCGCTCTCATTTGACCAGGGAAACCGAGAGCTTCATTGCCGCCAATTGCGTATCTGAATGCAAGAATGCCGGGTCGTCCTTGAAGTTCTGCCTGCTGGCGAAGGGCGAGGCCGACCTGTACCCCCGTTTTGGCCCGACGATGGAGTGGGACACAGCGGCGGGCGACGCCGTTCTGCGGGCTGCAGGCGGGTTTGTTTCAGCCATGGACGGATCGCCCATGGCCTATGGAAAGGAGAGCTGCCGCAATGGCTGGTTCATTGCCGGTGCAAGCGGGGTGGAATTCACCATGCCGGAGGAATTGGCTTGA